The following proteins come from a genomic window of Gottfriedia acidiceleris:
- a CDS encoding NuoB/complex I 20 kDa subunit family protein: MVMKLDGISVAEMEELQKNIFFTTLEEVKAWARSNSLWPLTFGLACCAIEMMGVGSSHYDLDRFGSFFRTSPRQSDCMIVSGTVTKKMAPIVKRLYDQMPEPKWVIAMGSCATAGGPYVNSYAVVKGVDQIVPVDVYIPGCPPNPAALIYGINKLKEKIRYEAKTGKQVTNK, translated from the coding sequence ATGGTTATGAAGTTAGATGGAATTTCTGTTGCTGAAATGGAAGAACTCCAAAAGAATATTTTTTTTACGACTCTGGAAGAAGTGAAGGCATGGGCAAGAAGTAACTCGTTATGGCCATTAACATTCGGGTTAGCTTGTTGTGCAATCGAAATGATGGGTGTAGGTTCATCTCATTATGACTTAGACCGATTTGGATCATTTTTCCGTACTTCTCCTCGTCAATCTGACTGTATGATTGTTTCAGGAACTGTAACGAAAAAGATGGCGCCAATTGTTAAACGCCTTTACGATCAAATGCCAGAACCAAAATGGGTAATTGCGATGGGCTCATGTGCGACTGCTGGTGGTCCATATGTTAACTCGTATGCAGTTGTTAAAGGAGTGGACCAGATTGTTCCAGTAGATGTGTATATCCCTGGATGCCCTCCGAATCCAGCAGCATTAATTTATGGTATTAACAAATTGAAAGAAAAGATTCGTTACGAAGCTAAAACTGGAAAGCAGGTGACGAATAAGTGA
- a CDS encoding DHA2 family efflux MFS transporter permease subunit produces the protein MSTGMIIAYGGFCLIVFFVINRIVLKNKENDLKKNKREEMVQSEEPNKIETTEEIQKKSIPSESSEKQSFSMGKVLTVLLLGMFVSILNQTLINVALPKLMADFNVTTSTAQWLSTGFMLVNGILIPVSAYLVDTFTYRKLFIFSMIAFTIGSIICALSGNFPVMMAGRVVQAVGAGILMPLGMNIFMTIFPPEKRGAAMGLMGIAMILAPAIGPTITGYVVQDYSWHFLFYGMAVLGVISIILSNAWFHISRKRSFPTLDIWGVISSSLGFGSLLYGFSEAGNKGWGSTEVVLSLVIACISLGLFVWRELTAKQPLINLKVFKSFSFTYTLLINLIVTTALYGGMILLPLYLQNIRGFTPIKAGLLLLPGSLIMGALGPITGKLFDKYGIRPLAIFGLLIMTFTTYEFTKLSIDTPYLKIMFFYTLRSFGMSFIMMPIMTAGLNKLPLKMISHGTATQNTLRQVAGSVGTAVLVTIMTTQTTNHMADFSNEVTSTNPFIMDWVHQTGAQLAGAAGVTPSQGGALAVTTLYSQASKLASINGINDAFIFATALSGIALVLSFFMGSTKSRKFAQSKTKNQNKQSSKTIAS, from the coding sequence ATGTCTACAGGAATGATTATTGCATATGGAGGGTTTTGCTTAATTGTTTTCTTTGTTATTAATCGTATCGTATTAAAAAATAAAGAAAATGACCTAAAAAAAAATAAAAGAGAAGAAATGGTCCAATCGGAAGAACCAAATAAAATAGAAACAACTGAAGAAATTCAAAAGAAATCAATTCCATCAGAGTCAAGTGAAAAACAGAGCTTTAGCATGGGAAAAGTTTTGACAGTACTATTACTAGGGATGTTCGTGTCTATTTTAAATCAGACATTAATAAATGTTGCTTTACCGAAGTTAATGGCAGATTTTAATGTAACTACTTCAACTGCACAATGGTTATCTACTGGTTTTATGCTAGTGAATGGTATTTTAATTCCGGTCAGTGCTTACTTAGTTGATACATTTACCTATCGAAAATTATTTATCTTTTCGATGATTGCCTTTACAATCGGTTCAATCATTTGTGCTTTATCAGGAAACTTCCCAGTTATGATGGCAGGTCGCGTAGTTCAAGCTGTCGGGGCTGGTATTTTAATGCCGCTTGGTATGAATATCTTTATGACGATCTTCCCGCCTGAAAAGCGTGGGGCAGCAATGGGATTAATGGGGATTGCAATGATCCTGGCACCAGCTATTGGTCCAACAATAACTGGGTATGTAGTACAAGATTATTCATGGCATTTCTTATTTTATGGAATGGCTGTGTTAGGTGTCATTTCAATTATTTTGTCTAATGCTTGGTTTCATATTTCACGTAAACGTTCATTTCCAACTTTGGATATTTGGGGAGTAATAAGCTCGTCACTTGGATTCGGAAGTTTATTATATGGATTCAGTGAAGCTGGTAATAAAGGTTGGGGTAGCACTGAAGTAGTTCTTTCTTTAGTAATTGCATGTATCAGCTTAGGTTTATTTGTGTGGAGAGAATTAACTGCTAAACAACCATTAATAAATTTAAAAGTATTTAAATCTTTTTCATTTACTTACACATTATTAATTAACTTAATCGTTACGACTGCTTTATACGGTGGGATGATTTTACTACCTCTTTATTTACAAAACATTCGTGGGTTTACACCAATTAAAGCAGGATTATTATTACTTCCTGGTTCTTTAATAATGGGTGCGCTCGGACCAATTACGGGTAAATTGTTCGATAAATATGGTATCCGTCCTTTAGCGATTTTTGGTTTACTTATTATGACATTTACAACGTATGAGTTCACTAAATTGTCTATTGATACACCATATTTAAAAATTATGTTTTTCTATACTTTACGTTCATTCGGTATGTCATTTATTATGATGCCAATTATGACTGCTGGGTTAAATAAATTACCACTTAAGATGATTTCGCATGGTACTGCAACTCAAAATACACTAAGACAAGTTGCAGGTTCGGTAGGTACAGCAGTCCTTGTTACAATTATGACGACTCAAACGACTAATCACATGGCAGACTTCTCAAATGAAGTAACGTCAACGAATCCGTTCATTATGGATTGGGTTCACCAAACAGGCGCACAGTTAGCTGGTGCAGCTGGAGTAACCCCTTCTCAAGGTGGAGCTTTAGCAGTTACTACGCTTTATAGTCAGGCGTCTAAATTAGCATCTATAAATGGAATCAATGATGCATTTATCTTTGCAACTGCACTGTCTGGTATTGCATTAGTACTTTCATTCTTTATGGGAAGTACAAAAAGTAGAAAGTTTGCACAGTCTAAAACTAAAAATCAAAATAAGCAGTCTTCAAAAACGATTGCATCTTAA
- a CDS encoding NADH-quinone oxidoreductase subunit A, with the protein MNAYLNNYVIVVVFLVIGIALPVVALSVIGKILRPNVPTEAKATTYESGIEPFHDAKVRFHAGYYIFALLFVIFDVETVFLYPWAVAYDQLGLFAFVEMIIFILMLLLGLIYAWKKKVLKWL; encoded by the coding sequence GTGAATGCTTATTTAAATAATTATGTGATCGTAGTTGTGTTTCTAGTTATAGGAATTGCGCTTCCAGTTGTCGCACTCTCAGTAATAGGTAAAATTTTAAGACCGAATGTACCAACTGAAGCAAAAGCAACGACCTATGAAAGTGGTATTGAACCATTTCATGATGCGAAGGTTCGTTTCCACGCTGGATATTACATTTTTGCGCTATTATTCGTTATTTTTGATGTTGAAACTGTTTTCTTATATCCGTGGGCTGTTGCATATGATCAATTAGGGCTTTTTGCTTTTGTAGAGATGATTATTTTTATTCTTATGCTACTGCTTGGACTTATTTATGCTTGGAAGAAGAAGGTGTTGAAATGGTTATGA